The DNA window GCCGCCGCGCGCGCCGTCCTGGCAGTGGCATCACGTCATGCCGGCCAAGAAGGCGACATTCTCACCGGAGGACTTCGAGAAGGTGCTGGCCCAGGCGAAGGCGGAGGGCCGCCCGGTGCTCATCGACTTCTTCGCGGACTGGTGCGCGGCCTGCAAGGAGCTGGACCGCGAGACGTATCCCGCCGCCGAGGTCATCTCCCAGTCGTCCGAGGGCCAGTTCCTCAACATCAAGATTGATGCGACCAACAGCGAGGACGCGCTCGACGCGCTGATGGAGCGCTTCGGCGTGGAGGGCCTTCCCACGGTGGCCTTCGTGTCGCAGGACGGCACGGTGCTGACGCGGCCTCGCATTACGGGCTTCCTGGAGCCCACGCCGTTCGCCGCGGAGATGCGCAAGGCGCGCTGCTCCGACGGCGGCGGTTCCTGCTGACGCTCAGTCCTCCCCGTCCTCGTCGCAGGACGGGAAGGACTGTCGGCCCCGGCTCGTGAGGACGCGGTCGATCATCCGCTCGTGCAACTCATAGAGCGGACGCGCCACGTCCTCGCCCTCCAGATGCGCGAGGGCCCCGGCCATGGCCTCCAACGTGGACATGCCGTCGGGATGCGGTGGTCTGCGCAGCCGTCGTGAGTCCGGTGGTGGCGGAGGCAGCTTCAATCCCGGCAGGCGACGCAGCGCGGGCAACCGCTGCACCATGCGCCGTGCCTGGCCCCAGCTTCCATCCAGGACGATGAGCCTGCGAGGCGGAGGTGCCTCCGGCCCGGGGAGCTGCTGGGCATCCGGGAAGAGCAGCCAGGTGGACCCGTCATCCTCCAGCACGGAGGCGTCGAACGGCTGGCCCGGTGAGCCATACGAGACGATGCGACAGCGCGGCAACGCGAGCGCCGCCATGCGCGCCGTGTTGGTCGACTTCAGCGTCTCCTTGTGGTGACGGATGATGAGCAGCTCCGTGCGCGTGGGGACGCTCGGGAGCTCGGCGCACAGACACAGGAGCAACGGCAGGAAACAGCGCGGACAGCGGCCCGCGAGGTCCTCTGGGGTTCGAGACCTCATTTCCCCTGACGGTAGCGCTCCATCAGCACGCGTGCCTCGCGAAGTTTCTCCTCGACGTAGCGGTCGTCCGCGTCCGGCTCGTAGTCGGCGTCGGGCACGTCGAGCTGGAAGATGGCGGACAGGAGGATGGGGGCCACTTCCAGCCACTCGGCCGTGCGGTTGAGCGCGGCCTGCCTGCGTCCGGCGAAGGTCTCCGGCCCGTCCTCGGGGCCGCAGCGGCAGATGCGCGCCGAGTCGCCCGAGACGTCCACGTAGAGCCCCAGCACCTCCGCGTCGACCTCGGCCGCCAGCGCGCACGTGGCCTCGCTGACATAGGCGGCCATGGCCTGCGCGGCGGAGCGCTCGGTGAGCGAACGCACCAGGTACACCTGCCAGCCGGCCTCGGAGAGCGCGCCGGACTCCTGGATGGGGGTCAACTCCGCCGGTGGCGCCTGGATGCGCGACAGCAGCCGTCGCACGGGCGCCTCCAACCGCTCCAGCCTCGCGCTCGACGCGGGACAGAAGAAGAGGACGCGATACTCACGGCTGTCTGCTGCGGTTTCCATGGGCATACGGCGTCGCCGGTCGCTCTTGCAAAGGAGGGCTTCTGCTTGGCCCAAGAGGACCAAAGGAATCACCGACCTTGCAAGTGGGGAGTTGGGGAGAGGGTTCAGGGTGCGGCGGACGGGACTGGCGCGTTTGACGCAGGCGCCCTCCGCTCGGAGGCGACCCAGACCCCCGCGAAGAGGACCAGCAGTCCACCCACGACGCCCATGGGCGTGAGGGACTCCGAGAAGACGGCCCAGCCCACCACCGACGCCGTCAGCGGCTCCAGGTAGGTGAGCGCCCCGGCCGCGGCGGTGGGCACATGCCGCAGCCCGGCGTTGAAGAGGCAGGTGCCCGTCAGTCCACACACCGCGCCACCCGCGAGCACCTGGAGCGTGGCCCCATCCAGCGCCGTGGGCAGCGCATCCGTCCCGGCGATGAGCAACAGCACCACCGCGGACACGGGCGCATGGAGCGAAGCAACGGCCAGGGGAGAATAGGACCGTGTCGCTGCTTTCGTCCCCAGGACGATGGCCGCGAAGAAGAGGGCGCTTCCGGCCCCCAGGGCCGCGGTCATCTGCGCGCCGCCGCTTCCGTCGGGCCGGCCGATGAGCATCATCAGCCCCATCAGCGTCACGGGCGCGGCCACCATCGCGCGAAGCGAGCGCCGCTCGGACAGCACCCACGGCGCCACGAGCGCCAACAGGAGCGGCGCCAGGTAGTGCGTGAGCACCGCCACCGACACGGGGCCGCGCTTCATGGCGGCGAAGAAGAGGCTGATGTTGGCCGCGTCCGCGAGGGCCACCACGAGCAGGGCGGCAGTGGCTCGCTTGTCCCTCCAAGGGGCGCCGCGCAGGAGCCAGGGCACGGGCAGCGACATGGCGATGAGGGCCAGGAACGCGTTCTGGGACCAGGACAGGCCGGCTGGACGAAGGAAGAGAGACCAGCATCCCCAGAGGGTGGCTCCGACCGCGACCATGGAGAAGTGCCGCACGACAGATGACTCCTGACGAGGCCGCGTCGCCTCCTGGCGACGACGGGGCGCGCAGACTAGGGACATCTGCCACACTCCGTCCATGGGGCCCCTGTTCGCCTACAGCCTCGTGCCGGTCCTCTCGGTGTCGCTGCTCCTGTGTTTCACCGCGGCGCCGCGAGGGCGTGATGCCCGGGGCCTGACGCTCTACTGTCTCGCCACGGCCGTCTGGAGCGCCGCCTTGTTGCTGATGTGCATCCCCCAGGCCGCCTGGCTGGGAGAGCGCTTCGCCGCCATCGGGGCCTTCACCGCCGCCGCGTACCTGCACGTCGCGTTCGACGCCACCCGCCAGCGCTCCTATCGGCTCGTCGTGCTGGCCTATGTCGTGGCCACCGTTGTCACGCTGGTGGGCGCGCTCTTTCCGGACGCGCTGTATGGCCCCCTCGCCATGAAGCGCGGGCCGTTGTTCTGGCCCATCATCGCGCTGTCCGTCTCCGCGGCCGGGGTGCCGCTGCTGCATCTGGCTCGTGAGTATCGACGCGAGACGCCCGAGCGCAGGCCGCTGCTCCTGAGCCTCGTGTTCGTGGGCGTGCTCGCGTACTCGGGAGGGCTCGGCACGGCGCTGCTCCTGTCCGCGGGCCATGCGTTGCCCGTCGGGATGTATCTGGTGCTGGCCGCGCTCCTCGTGCTGGTCCAGGTGGTCAACGCGCAACAGCCACCGGGAGAGCGCAGGCTCCTGGAGCGCAGCCTGGTGTACTCGGCGCTGGCGGCGGTGCTGTCCGCGGGCTTCCTCTTCGGTGTGCTCACGCTGATGGCGGGCAGTGGACAGCCCTTCCTGCTGGAGTACCGGCTGGGCGCGTTCTTCCTCCTGGCCCTGGCCGCGCTGGCCTTCGAGCCCGTGCGTCAGCGGCTCCAGGAGTGGCTGGGGCAGCGGCTGCTCAAGGGCCGCGCCACGGGGACGCAGTTGGTGGCGGCCCTGGCCGAGCAGGAGGCGAGAGCGGACCAGGCGGCCCGGCTGGCGGAGCTGGGCCAGTTCACCTCCGCGGTGGCGCACGAGGTCCGCAATCCGCTGGGGGTGCTGGCCGCGCACCTGAAGCTGCTGGAGCGTCAGGGCGTGGACGCGGACGCGGTGGCCGCCATGCGCGAGCAGATATCGCGCGCCGGGCACTTCGTGGATGAGCTGCTGCGCTACGGAAGGCCACGCCCCCTGGAGCTGCGCCTCGTGGAGGTCCAGGCCACGGTGGCGCTGGCGTACTCCACCGCGCGTCAGGGATTGGGCGACCTGGCGCCCGAGGTGGCCTTCGAGTCTTCCGACGGCGAATCCGTGACGCTGGAGGCGGACCAGTCCCAGCTGTCACAGGTGTTTGTGATTGCGCTGGAGAATGCCTTGCTCGCGCTGCGCGACGTTCCCACGCCGAGGCTTCGCGTGAGCTGTCTTCGCGAAGCGGCGACGCTCCAGGTCCTCGTGGAGGACAGCGGTCCGGGCATCGCCCCGGAGCTGCTCCCCCGTCTGTTTCAACCCTTCGTCACGGGGCGACGTCGCGAGGGGCCACGCCCCGGGACAGGGTTGGGATTGGCCATCGCCCGAGGCATCATCGAGCGGCACGGTGGCACGATGCGCGCCGGACGCTCCGCGTCACTCGGCGGGGCCTGCTTCGAGGTGCGACTGCCTTTGAGCCAGCCAGCGCCGCTGTCCGCCGCCGCGTCCTGATGCCCTCCAGGGCATGGCCCTGTCTTCTCGAGAACACTCTCACCCTCAAGGTTCCCAGGTGTCGCTGGGTAACCGTTGCTGTGAGGAAAGGGGAGGGACGGCAATAAAGCAGACTTGCCGCGTTCTTTGGGGAAAGGAAGGTGGGGGCCATGAGCGCGAGACCAGAGTTGAGGGTCGTGAAGCCGCCGGGTTGCGCACCCGTTGAAGAGTTTGAAGTCTTTGCACGCCAGTTCCAGCCCATCTTGTTTGCCATTCTCCGGAAGTCTTGTGCTGGGATGGAGCACGAGGCCGAGGACCTGGTGCACGATGTGCTGCTGCGTGCGCTGCTCCGGTGGGAAGACCTACAGCATTGGGATGCCTTCAAGCAGCGCTGCTGGCTGGGAAGGGTGGCGAAGAATTGCTTCCTGGACCGGATTCGTCGGCGGCGGAGCGAGGCGGACCGGCTGCGGAGCCTGCTGAATCTCCAGGATGAGTTCGATGGGGACGACGTGGCCGCGCAGGAGGAACTCTGGGGCCATGTCGGTGAAGAGGACCTGAAGCGCGCCCTGGGATTCTTGAGCGTCCGGTTGCGTCATACCTTCGAGCTGTTCCTGCAAGGAATGACCTACGCACGGATTGCGCAGGAGACGGGAGTCCCGTCGGGGACGGTGGGGGCGCGCCTGCATCACGCCCGGTTGGAATTGCGTGAGGTGCTGAGAGAGACAGCCGAGCGGCGTCGGCGGGAGTGGCGGCGATGAACAGCGCATGCAAGGACTTGCAGCGCTTCCTCGACGGGCAGATGAACGCGGGGGAGCAGGGGCGGTTTCGCGAGCACCTGGGGCGATGCCTGCACTGTGAGGCGGGCTTCCTGGACGGGCTTCAGATGGAGTTGCTGGCGCACAAGGCGCTGACGCCGGAACTGAATCCACCAGAGGACTCGCCTCCGCCGAGCCCCCCTCCACCAGTGCCCGGAGGCTGGAAGTCCTTTCTCCGGAGACGGGGAGGGCTGGTGTTGCTGGTCGCGGGGTTCGCGCTGTCCCTGCTCATCCCGGCCCTGGACCGCTGGGGTGGGGACTCGATGTCCTGGCTCGTCAAGGAGGGCCCGCGGGTGCTCGAGGCCCGCGTGACGTACCCCGCCGTGGATTCGCGCTACCGGAAGCATGTCCCGGACCGGGGCGACCTTGTGTCGGCTCCAGGCGTGGAGACAGTCCCCATCCAGGAGCTGTCGAGGATGGAAGCGCGAGGGGACCTGCACGGCATCGCCACGGCCTACCTGCTTCATGGGGCACCTCGGCAGGCGGAGGCCTTCCTGAAGCGGCTGCCCGCGTCGGCGGACCGGGACAGTGACCTCGCGTTGCTCGCGCTGGAGGAGGCGCGCCAGGGGGGGGGGCCCGTGGATACGCACTCGGCCCGGGTGGAAGAGGCGCTGGTGCTCCTCGATGGGGTGCTGCGTGCGGCGCCGCGACATCCCCAGGCGCTGTGGAATCGAGCCCTCGCGCTGGGCGAGCTGGGGCTGTCGCTTCAAGCGGCGGATTCATTCAGCGAGGTCGCGAAGCAGGGGGAGGCTGGATGGAGCGAGGAAGCGGAGGCTCGGGCGCGAACGCTGCGAGAGGCGACGTTGTCGCGAGGACGCCAGTGGAAGGAGGCGCTCGCGGCGACCAGGGACCTGCTGACGGATTCCGCCGCGCCCTTGCCCCTGACGTTGGCTCGCGCGCATCCGGGCATCGTGCGGCTGGGCTTCTATGACGCGGTCCGCGCGGCGCCCACGCGAGCGGAGGTGCTGCGGCTCCAGCCTCTCGCCAAGGCGCTGGATGAGCGCTACGGCGGGCAGGTCCTCCAGCGGTGGGTGTCGCATGTCGCGGAGCGGGACTTCGCGCGGCGAGGACCGCTGGCGCGGGAGTACGCGCGAATCGTGCTGGGGACGCTCCCGCCTTCGGGCGACGTGATGGCGCGGTTGCGGGACTCCGGGGAGGAGGACCTCTACCTGGGGGCGCTCGTGCGAGCCGCGGCCGGACGGCACCCGGCCGATGTGGAGACGCTGGTCCGATTGGGCAGGGCATCCGAGGACCCGTGGATGCAACTGCTCGTCGAGGTGGAGCAAGCCAAGGTGGAGCAACGGGCGGGACGCTGGTGGGCCGCGGAGCAGCGGCTCCTGGAGTCGCTGGAGACCTGTCAGAAGCAAGGGGTGGCGTATCGCTGCTTGAGCCTGGAGCGCGCGCTCGCGGACCTGTACCTGGAGCTGCACCGTCCGGCGGAGGCCTTCCACCATGCATGGAGCGGGTGGGGCCGTGCGAGGGAGTCGCTCGAATGGCAGTACGAGCAGGTGTTCCTCCAATTGCTCGCGGACGTGGCGCGCTACCAGCATTCCTTCACGAGTGCTCGGGCTTATCTCGACGAGTCCCTGCTGCGCATGCCGGAGGACTGCGCCCAGCGCACGCATGTCCACAGCAACGTGGCGCTGCTGGAGTGGCAGCGGTTCCGTCCGGAGGCGGCGCGTGAATCGCTGGAGCGCGCGCTGGAATGTGAGCGGCCGCTGGGATTGACGGGCGCGTTGACGTTGTCGGAGATGGCTCGCTCCATCTCCAGGCCGCATGACGCGCAGGTGCTGCGCCGGGCACTCGCGGACCTGCGCCGAGGCAGCGTCTCCCCTGGCCGAGAGGCCCTGCTGCTCTTCATCGAAGGCCAGTTCGTGATGGAGGAGTCGCGCGACGCGGGCCAGGCGCTCATCCAGCGGAGCCTGACGATGGCGGAGCAGGAGTCAGACAGCGTGGATGCGCGCAAGGCGCACGCCTTCGGCTACGCCACGTTGATCTCCGAGGCGGGGCGCGCCAGGGCCTGGGACGAAGCCCTGCGGTTGATGGGGCGAGAGCTGCGCCTGGAGCCTGTTCCCACGAGCTGCCTGCTGGCCGTGTCGCTTCAGCACGAGAGGACGCTGGTGCTCGCGCGAGGCCCCACGGGGGACCTGAAGGGCACCTACTCCACGGAGCGCAAGGAGCCGCTGCGCGATGACGCCTCGGGGTTGGTCCCCGCCGAGCTCTTGAAGGAGCTGGTGGGCTGCTCGCACGTGGACGTCATCACGCGTCCGCCCGTGCATGGCCTCACGGGGCTGCTGCCGGACTCGCTGGCGTGGAGCTATCGCGTGGGGCGGGGCGCGCGACTTCCCCTCGTGGTGGGAGGTCGCTCGAGCCACCTGGTCATCACCGAGGTCTCGGGTCCGCCATCACTTCGCTTGCCGAAGCTGGGCGCGCTCACGCCTCCGAGAGTCCCGGACCCGTGGCGCGTGGAGCTCCGAGGCGCGGAGGCGACGCCGTCGCGTGTGCTGCGAGAGATGGTCGATGCCTCCGAGGTGGAGCTCCACACGCACGGGCTCTACAGCGCGTCCATGTCGGATGCGTCGATGGTGGTGCTCTCGCCGGACCCGGATGGGAGCTTCGCTCTGACGGCCGACAAGGTTCGTCAGACGCGACTGGTGCATGCGCCGCTGGTGCTGTTGGCGGCCTGTGGCGCGGCGAGGACGGCGCCATTCCCCCATGAGTCCTTCAGCCTGCCCATGGCGTTCATCTCCGCGGGCGCGAGCGCGGTGCTGGCCTCGTCCGTGGAGATTCCCGACACGGCGGGAGCCTTCTTCGAGAAGGTGCGCGAGCGCATCCGCGCGGGCACCCGGCCCTCCATGGCGCTGAGGGACTTGCGTGCATCCTGGAGACAGGCGCACCCGGAGGACGCGCGGTGGCTCTCGCATGTCCTCCTCTTCGAGTGAGTCACATGCGCTCCTGTCCATCCCGTCACTCGACCCTTGGGATAGGATGGATTTCCATCCATGGTCCTCCTGCATTGGCTCCCGCTGCTCGCCGAGTTGACCCTCGCATCCCCAGCTCCGCGAGCTGCCACTGCGCCCCCCTCCTTCTCGGCCTGGTTCGATGCCCGCGCCGCGGAAGAGAAGCCCGAGGTGCTCACTCGATATCAGGTGGACCTCGACGGTGACGGTCGGGATGACGAGGTGGTTTGCTATCGCTTCGGGGAGAAGGCGCATGACCCGGACGCCTTGATTCCCGTCGTCCTGGTGGGGCTGGCCCGGGGGGAGCGCTTCGCCCTGGGCCAGATGGATGTCCAGTGGCCCTCGGAGTGTCCGTTGCCACCAGCGCGAGGTTCGGACCTGAGCCTCGCGCTTCAGCTCAGGTCTCGGTCCACGACGAGCAGCGCTCAGCTCAGCCTGCTTGTCGACCGGAATGGCCCCATGCTCTTGAGGTCCGTCGTCGGCGGGCCACAGTGCACGACGACCGTGGATTTCCGCACCGCGATCTCCAGGAGCCGATGCGATTCCCCGGATGCCGAGGAGGCGCTCGAGGACGAGGAGCCGGTCCTGTCCATCTCGGGCGCGAAGCCCTTGGAGCTTCCCTCGCGAGTCACTGGAGGGACGGAGCACTGGGAGGGAAAAGGGGACGCGGACCTGAAAGTCTTGCTCCGTCGCCGTGGTGCCGTGCTCACCGTCGTCGCCCGGTTGACGGATGACAAGAGTGTGTTCGCGAAGAGCACCCAGTCAGAGGCCATCCTCGCCGCGGATCACCTGGAACTGCGTTGGCCTGACGGGGACGCCGCGAGCGGGAGCGTGAAACTGGCGATTGCTCGTCCCCAGAAGGGGACTCCCACGGCCCTCTGGCTTGCCCCTCCTCGGCGGACTCAGACGCCGCCGCCCGCGATACGCTGGACCACGCCGGAGCGGGTGGAGGTGGATCTCCCCTTGAGCTGGCTTCTCTTGGACCGGCCCTCCGAGGTGGGCAACCTCTACGGCGAGCTCATCTCGGGGCGCCCGTACCTCGCGGTGGTCTTTGGCGACGGTGATGGCGAGGGGCCCGGGACGAGGGTCACTGCATACAGCCGGTTCTTCGTCGTCGAACCCGGGCGCCGATTCCCGGCGCTGGTTCGCTCCCTCCTGCCGTGGCGAAGCGTGGGCGAGGCCGCGACGCTGCGCAGTCTCGTCCATTGACGCCCATCGACCCTGGGGTGCGCGCTCAGCCTTTGTGGGCAGCGCGCTCGAAGACCGCCACGGCCTGGATGTAGTCGACCGTCACCCGAAAGAACTTCAGCGCATTGCCGCCCAGCGCTCCCTCGACAGGCTTGTCCATGGATTGCGATGAGAACTCGCGGAAGGCCGCGTCGGGTCGGGTGGTGAACCAGACGGGGCCGACCTCATGTCCCGCGAGCTCGATGCGGGGGACCTCGATGAGGAAGGCGCCCGGAAGGTTGGCGTCTCCCTCCTCGATGATGCGCCAGTCTGGGTGGCGCTGGTGCCAGCGTTCATAGGTGGAGAGCGAGATGAGGCTCGCCGCGCGTCCGGTGGAGCGCTCATCCGCGAGCGCTTTCCGCGCGGACTCCGACAGCCACATCACCGCGCCCGTGTCCAGGCTGAGGTCGAGCACCTCCCCGTCCACCCGAATCTGGATGCGAGGAA is part of the Myxococcus landrumus genome and encodes:
- a CDS encoding CHAT domain-containing protein, producing MNSACKDLQRFLDGQMNAGEQGRFREHLGRCLHCEAGFLDGLQMELLAHKALTPELNPPEDSPPPSPPPPVPGGWKSFLRRRGGLVLLVAGFALSLLIPALDRWGGDSMSWLVKEGPRVLEARVTYPAVDSRYRKHVPDRGDLVSAPGVETVPIQELSRMEARGDLHGIATAYLLHGAPRQAEAFLKRLPASADRDSDLALLALEEARQGGGPVDTHSARVEEALVLLDGVLRAAPRHPQALWNRALALGELGLSLQAADSFSEVAKQGEAGWSEEAEARARTLREATLSRGRQWKEALAATRDLLTDSAAPLPLTLARAHPGIVRLGFYDAVRAAPTRAEVLRLQPLAKALDERYGGQVLQRWVSHVAERDFARRGPLAREYARIVLGTLPPSGDVMARLRDSGEEDLYLGALVRAAAGRHPADVETLVRLGRASEDPWMQLLVEVEQAKVEQRAGRWWAAEQRLLESLETCQKQGVAYRCLSLERALADLYLELHRPAEAFHHAWSGWGRARESLEWQYEQVFLQLLADVARYQHSFTSARAYLDESLLRMPEDCAQRTHVHSNVALLEWQRFRPEAARESLERALECERPLGLTGALTLSEMARSISRPHDAQVLRRALADLRRGSVSPGREALLLFIEGQFVMEESRDAGQALIQRSLTMAEQESDSVDARKAHAFGYATLISEAGRARAWDEALRLMGRELRLEPVPTSCLLAVSLQHERTLVLARGPTGDLKGTYSTERKEPLRDDASGLVPAELLKELVGCSHVDVITRPPVHGLTGLLPDSLAWSYRVGRGARLPLVVGGRSSHLVITEVSGPPSLRLPKLGALTPPRVPDPWRVELRGAEATPSRVLREMVDASEVELHTHGLYSASMSDASMVVLSPDPDGSFALTADKVRQTRLVHAPLVLLAACGAARTAPFPHESFSLPMAFISAGASAVLASSVEIPDTAGAFFEKVRERIRAGTRPSMALRDLRASWRQAHPEDARWLSHVLLFE
- a CDS encoding tRNA-uridine aminocarboxypropyltransferase, with the translated sequence MRSRTPEDLAGRCPRCFLPLLLCLCAELPSVPTRTELLIIRHHKETLKSTNTARMAALALPRCRIVSYGSPGQPFDASVLEDDGSTWLLFPDAQQLPGPEAPPPRRLIVLDGSWGQARRMVQRLPALRRLPGLKLPPPPPDSRRLRRPPHPDGMSTLEAMAGALAHLEGEDVARPLYELHERMIDRVLTSRGRQSFPSCDEDGED
- a CDS encoding DMT family transporter, which codes for MRHFSMVAVGATLWGCWSLFLRPAGLSWSQNAFLALIAMSLPVPWLLRGAPWRDKRATAALLVVALADAANISLFFAAMKRGPVSVAVLTHYLAPLLLALVAPWVLSERRSLRAMVAAPVTLMGLMMLIGRPDGSGGAQMTAALGAGSALFFAAIVLGTKAATRSYSPLAVASLHAPVSAVVLLLIAGTDALPTALDGATLQVLAGGAVCGLTGTCLFNAGLRHVPTAAAGALTYLEPLTASVVGWAVFSESLTPMGVVGGLLVLFAGVWVASERRAPASNAPVPSAAP
- a CDS encoding sensor histidine kinase, with protein sequence MGPLFAYSLVPVLSVSLLLCFTAAPRGRDARGLTLYCLATAVWSAALLLMCIPQAAWLGERFAAIGAFTAAAYLHVAFDATRQRSYRLVVLAYVVATVVTLVGALFPDALYGPLAMKRGPLFWPIIALSVSAAGVPLLHLAREYRRETPERRPLLLSLVFVGVLAYSGGLGTALLLSAGHALPVGMYLVLAALLVLVQVVNAQQPPGERRLLERSLVYSALAAVLSAGFLFGVLTLMAGSGQPFLLEYRLGAFFLLALAALAFEPVRQRLQEWLGQRLLKGRATGTQLVAALAEQEARADQAARLAELGQFTSAVAHEVRNPLGVLAAHLKLLERQGVDADAVAAMREQISRAGHFVDELLRYGRPRPLELRLVEVQATVALAYSTARQGLGDLAPEVAFESSDGESVTLEADQSQLSQVFVIALENALLALRDVPTPRLRVSCLREAATLQVLVEDSGPGIAPELLPRLFQPFVTGRRREGPRPGTGLGLAIARGIIERHGGTMRAGRSASLGGACFEVRLPLSQPAPLSAAAS
- a CDS encoding RNA polymerase sigma factor, whose protein sequence is MSARPELRVVKPPGCAPVEEFEVFARQFQPILFAILRKSCAGMEHEAEDLVHDVLLRALLRWEDLQHWDAFKQRCWLGRVAKNCFLDRIRRRRSEADRLRSLLNLQDEFDGDDVAAQEELWGHVGEEDLKRALGFLSVRLRHTFELFLQGMTYARIAQETGVPSGTVGARLHHARLELREVLRETAERRRREWRR